The Ornithobacterium rhinotracheale genome window below encodes:
- a CDS encoding multicopper oxidase family protein, whose amino-acid sequence MNRYNKIPIRILQTVLILLCTQTLFAQRVVHYELYVKDTLVNYAGKQKRAIAVNGQIPMPTLTFTEGDTAEIVVHNQLKESTSLHWHGVFLPNKEDGVPWLTQKPIAPGTTYTYRFPIIQHGTHWYHSHSGLQEQIGMYGSFIMKKRSDDKTFRKGIDDLPTVPIILSEWTNLNPDNINRMLHNANDWAAIKKGATQSYVEAIKEGKLGVKVKNEWKRMLAMDVSDVYYDKILINGSHSTDLKTIDGKKLKAGDKVRLRVSNGGASSYFWLRYAGGKITVVANDGNDVEPVEVDRLIIAVSETYDIVVTIPQDGLAYEFLATTEDRTQSASYFIGDGVKQLISPLPRLKYFEGMKMMNDMMKMNGDLNDMGMKMSLNQMDMNVVMYPEITGDATKKADHSKHEGMDMDNDANRYNANALGDIKTLNYAMLQSPYNTSLPNDAPVKELKFTLTGNMNRYVWSMDNKILSETDKIPVKKGEILRITIYNNSMMRHPMHLHGFDFRVINGKGEKSPLKNVLDIMPMETDTIEFLANEEGDWFFHCHILYHMMAGMNRVFEVGDYNNPYLPDKAKAYKELQRESNMPHFMAQNDFATNGNDGEAMLMNARYQLGTEWRLGYNSMHGYEVETHLGRYIGKMQWFMPFVGFDYRYRKMGEDEHEKNIFGQTNKKDTRRAFSLGFMYTLPMLVNFQAEVYHDGIVRLQLMREDIPISKRLRGGFMVNTDLEYMGELRYIINKNIGIRTHYDSDMGFGVGLALTY is encoded by the coding sequence ATGAACAGATATAATAAAATACCTATAAGAATTTTGCAAACAGTGCTGATACTGCTTTGCACGCAAACGCTGTTTGCACAGAGAGTGGTGCATTACGAGCTGTATGTAAAAGATACGCTTGTCAACTATGCAGGTAAGCAAAAAAGGGCAATTGCCGTAAACGGGCAAATCCCCATGCCCACCCTTACCTTTACCGAGGGCGACACTGCCGAAATAGTGGTGCACAACCAATTGAAAGAAAGCACATCACTTCACTGGCATGGTGTGTTCCTGCCCAATAAAGAAGACGGTGTGCCCTGGCTTACACAAAAACCCATCGCACCGGGCACAACCTACACCTACCGTTTTCCGATTATCCAGCATGGTACGCACTGGTACCATTCCCACTCAGGATTGCAGGAGCAGATTGGCATGTACGGAAGTTTTATCATGAAGAAAAGAAGCGATGATAAGACATTCAGAAAAGGAATTGACGATTTGCCGACCGTTCCAATTATATTAAGTGAGTGGACAAATCTTAACCCCGATAATATCAACCGTATGCTACACAATGCAAATGATTGGGCGGCCATTAAGAAAGGCGCAACACAATCATATGTTGAAGCTATTAAGGAGGGAAAATTAGGGGTAAAGGTAAAAAACGAGTGGAAGCGGATGCTGGCGATGGATGTCAGTGACGTTTACTATGATAAAATCCTAATAAATGGTAGCCATAGCACCGATTTGAAAACAATTGATGGTAAAAAGCTAAAAGCAGGCGACAAAGTCAGATTGCGTGTTTCCAATGGAGGGGCGTCTTCATATTTCTGGCTACGGTATGCTGGAGGAAAAATTACAGTAGTAGCGAATGATGGGAATGATGTTGAGCCTGTAGAGGTGGACAGGTTAATCATTGCCGTTTCTGAAACTTACGATATTGTAGTGACTATCCCTCAAGATGGTTTGGCTTACGAGTTCTTAGCAACAACCGAAGACAGGACACAATCTGCGAGTTACTTTATAGGTGATGGGGTCAAACAGCTTATTTCTCCACTCCCACGATTGAAGTATTTCGAGGGGATGAAGATGATGAACGATATGATGAAAATGAATGGCGATTTGAACGATATGGGCATGAAGATGAGCCTTAACCAAATGGACATGAATGTAGTGATGTATCCCGAAATTACCGGAGATGCAACAAAAAAAGCAGACCACAGTAAGCATGAGGGTATGGATATGGATAACGACGCTAACCGTTACAACGCTAATGCCTTGGGAGACATCAAAACATTAAATTATGCTATGTTGCAATCACCTTATAACACCTCTCTTCCAAATGATGCGCCTGTAAAAGAGTTGAAATTCACACTTACTGGCAACATGAACCGCTATGTATGGAGCATGGATAATAAAATACTTTCGGAAACTGACAAAATACCTGTAAAAAAAGGAGAAATTCTACGGATTACCATTTATAATAATTCAATGATGCGGCATCCAATGCATCTTCACGGATTTGATTTCAGGGTGATAAACGGAAAAGGCGAAAAATCGCCGCTTAAAAATGTGTTGGATATCATGCCTATGGAAACAGATACCATTGAGTTTTTAGCAAATGAGGAAGGTGATTGGTTCTTTCATTGCCATATATTATATCACATGATGGCGGGAATGAACAGGGTCTTTGAAGTTGGAGACTACAATAACCCCTATCTACCCGATAAGGCAAAAGCCTATAAAGAATTGCAAAGAGAAAGTAATATGCCTCATTTTATGGCACAAAACGATTTTGCAACCAATGGTAATGATGGAGAAGCTATGCTAATGAATGCACGCTACCAATTAGGAACAGAATGGCGTTTAGGCTATAATAGTATGCACGGTTATGAAGTAGAAACCCATTTAGGTAGATACATTGGAAAGATGCAATGGTTCATGCCCTTTGTAGGTTTTGATTACCGCTACCGTAAAATGGGAGAAGATGAACACGAAAAGAACATATTTGGACAAACCAACAAGAAAGACACCCGCAGGGCGTTCAGTTTAGGATTTATGTATACGTTACCTATGCTGGTCAATTTTCAGGCAGAAGTATATCATGATGGAATTGTGAGATTGCAGTTAATGCGTGAAGATATACCAATTTCAAAAAGACTAAGAGGTGGTTTTATGGTGAATACCGACTTAGAGTATATGGGAGAACTTAGGTATATCATTAATAAGAATATAGGTATACGTACCCACTATGATAGCGATATGGGCTTTGGTGTGGGGCTGGCATTGACTTATTAA